In Luteolibacter arcticus, the following proteins share a genomic window:
- a CDS encoding rhamnogalacturonan lyase, translating into MKSLLFAGLLLPIHARPMEKLDRGLVAVRQADGSVYTGWRLLGDDPAGAAFNLYRRVGGKDERVNQEPLKGATNLIDRGAGKAEAYVIRPIVDGKEGTSTKPAKVLEKNFIEIPIQPIPDYRPHDASAADLDGDGEYEIILHQASRGRDNSFNGITGSPVLDAYKLDGTRLWRIDLGINIREGEHYTQFMVYDLDGDGRAELACKTADGTKDGTGKVIGDASKDWRNKEEGTQRFGRILSGPEFLTVFDGKTGAALKTVDFIPGRDPIDGWGGIGGNGGNDSYGNRCDRFLACVACLDGKHPSLVMSRGVYGRTVLAAWDWQNGELTSRWVFDSGVSRPPFEKASPFSGMGGHALSVADVDDDGKDEIVYQAMTVDDNGQGLYSTGRRHGDAIHVGDFDPERPGKELYLVTENEEETVSLKTPGAGLHDARSGSSLWSHSPGEDISDGVVADIDPRHPGAEVWGGPGGLRTIRGKEIGPCPRGSDWVIWWDGDLLREIYDRSAIFKWRWEEGREERLFTAEMPGGRGRNAGFRPNLAADLIGDWREELLLPAPDGKSLRLYTTTISTEHRLVTLMHDPQYRLSIAWQNVSYNKPPHPSFFLGHGMKE; encoded by the coding sequence ATGAAGTCCCTCCTCTTCGCCGGTTTGCTGCTGCCCATTCATGCGCGGCCCATGGAAAAGCTGGACCGGGGGCTGGTCGCGGTGCGCCAGGCGGACGGCTCGGTCTACACTGGCTGGCGCTTGCTTGGCGACGATCCCGCGGGCGCTGCTTTCAATCTGTATCGCCGGGTGGGAGGGAAGGACGAGCGGGTGAATCAGGAGCCTCTGAAGGGCGCGACCAACCTGATCGACCGCGGTGCCGGAAAGGCGGAGGCCTACGTCATTCGTCCGATCGTGGACGGCAAGGAAGGCACCTCCACGAAGCCCGCGAAGGTGCTGGAGAAGAACTTCATCGAGATCCCAATCCAGCCGATCCCGGACTACCGGCCGCACGACGCCTCCGCCGCGGACCTCGATGGCGATGGCGAATACGAGATCATCTTGCACCAGGCCTCCCGCGGGCGGGACAATTCTTTCAACGGCATCACCGGCTCGCCGGTGCTCGATGCCTACAAGCTCGATGGCACCCGGCTCTGGCGGATCGACCTGGGCATCAATATCCGCGAGGGCGAGCACTACACCCAGTTCATGGTCTATGACCTGGACGGCGATGGCCGTGCGGAATTGGCGTGCAAGACGGCCGATGGCACGAAGGACGGCACCGGAAAGGTCATCGGCGACGCGTCCAAGGATTGGCGGAACAAGGAGGAGGGAACCCAGCGCTTCGGCCGCATTCTTTCCGGTCCGGAGTTCCTCACCGTCTTCGACGGGAAAACCGGGGCCGCGCTCAAGACCGTCGATTTCATCCCCGGCCGCGACCCGATCGATGGCTGGGGCGGCATCGGCGGAAACGGCGGGAACGACAGCTATGGCAACCGCTGCGACCGCTTTCTCGCCTGTGTCGCCTGCCTAGATGGAAAGCACCCGAGCCTCGTGATGTCGCGCGGCGTTTATGGCCGCACGGTATTGGCCGCGTGGGATTGGCAGAATGGTGAGCTGACCTCGCGCTGGGTTTTCGACAGCGGGGTCAGCCGGCCGCCGTTCGAGAAGGCCTCGCCCTTCTCCGGCATGGGCGGCCACGCGTTGTCGGTCGCGGATGTCGATGACGACGGCAAGGACGAGATCGTCTATCAGGCGATGACCGTGGACGACAATGGCCAAGGCCTCTACTCGACCGGACGCCGCCATGGCGACGCGATCCACGTCGGCGACTTCGACCCCGAACGGCCCGGTAAGGAGCTTTATCTCGTCACGGAGAACGAGGAAGAAACGGTCAGTTTGAAAACGCCCGGCGCGGGCCTGCACGATGCCCGCAGCGGCAGCAGCTTGTGGAGTCACAGTCCCGGTGAGGACATCAGCGATGGGGTCGTGGCGGATATTGACCCCCGCCATCCCGGTGCTGAGGTGTGGGGTGGCCCCGGCGGCTTGCGGACGATCCGCGGCAAGGAAATCGGCCCGTGTCCACGTGGCTCTGATTGGGTTATCTGGTGGGATGGCGACCTGCTGAGGGAGATCTACGACCGCTCTGCCATTTTCAAATGGCGCTGGGAAGAGGGACGTGAGGAACGGCTCTTCACCGCCGAGATGCCGGGCGGACGTGGCCGCAATGCTGGCTTCCGTCCGAATCTGGCTGCGGACTTGATCGGCGACTGGCGCGAGGAGCTGCTGCTGCCTGCCCCCGATGGTAAGTCGCTACGCCTCTACACCACCACGATTTCCACCGAGCACCGGTTGGTGACGCTGATGCACGATCCTCAGTACCGGCTTTCCATCGCGTGGCAGAATGTCTCCTACAACAAGCCGCCGCATCCCTCGTTCTTCCTCGGACATGGGATGAAGGAATGA
- a CDS encoding type II secretion system F family protein, which yields MAFSAAQKHLFYTEIAKLLEAGFGIREAGRAMLDTRLPALQADLLRRMDADLEAGKSIADSFGAGVITPLERSIIGAGERGGRMAPAFQHLADYFGMLASARREALGAMAYPAFLLHLGLFVGILAPGMMSQKEFPEILRDFVLTVLALYAVGFLLWLGLKALLRSASGSTALDGFLRRIPVLGGARRAMAMARFTKVYHTCLLAGLSMHETVETSCEASHSAIIRNAGKKLAQALKDGGPLGPTMMSCGAFPSAFARSYATAEESGSLDKDLARWAAVYQEDAARGTKTAAGVVSKLVYFAVLLFVAWTIISSYGGYLQQIEDVLE from the coding sequence ATGGCATTCTCCGCCGCGCAGAAGCACCTTTTCTACACCGAGATCGCCAAGCTCCTCGAAGCCGGCTTCGGCATCCGTGAGGCGGGCCGGGCGATGCTCGACACGCGCTTGCCGGCGCTCCAGGCGGACCTGCTGCGCCGCATGGATGCCGACCTGGAGGCCGGCAAGTCGATCGCCGACTCCTTCGGCGCGGGCGTCATCACGCCACTGGAACGCAGCATCATCGGCGCGGGCGAACGTGGCGGCCGGATGGCTCCCGCGTTCCAGCATCTGGCGGACTACTTCGGCATGCTGGCGTCGGCCCGCCGGGAGGCCTTGGGCGCGATGGCGTATCCGGCATTCCTGCTGCACCTCGGGCTTTTCGTGGGCATCCTCGCTCCGGGCATGATGAGCCAGAAGGAGTTTCCCGAAATCCTGCGGGATTTCGTGCTCACCGTGCTGGCGCTCTACGCGGTGGGGTTTTTGCTGTGGCTCGGGTTGAAGGCCTTGCTGCGGAGTGCCTCGGGCAGCACCGCGCTGGACGGTTTCCTGCGGCGCATCCCGGTGCTTGGCGGTGCCCGGCGCGCGATGGCCATGGCGCGTTTCACCAAGGTCTATCACACCTGCCTGCTCGCCGGACTGTCGATGCACGAGACGGTGGAAACTTCCTGCGAAGCCTCCCACAGCGCGATCATCCGCAATGCGGGCAAGAAGCTTGCCCAAGCTCTCAAGGACGGCGGCCCGCTGGGGCCGACCATGATGTCCTGCGGTGCCTTTCCGTCCGCCTTCGCCCGTTCGTATGCGACGGCGGAGGAATCCGGCAGCCTCGACAAGGACCTCGCCCGCTGGGCCGCAGTCTATCAGGAAGACGCCGCCCGCGGCACGAAGACAGCCGCGGGTGTGGTCTCGAAGCTGGTCTATTTCGCGGTGCTGCTCTTCGTCGCGTGGACCATCATCAGCTCCTACGGCGGATACCTCCAGCAGATCGAGGATGTGTTGGAGTGA
- a CDS encoding GlsB/YeaQ/YmgE family stress response membrane protein, with product MGDFIGWILLGLFAGAIARRVIPGEEKGGCLVTIVLGILGAVLGGWIGKNVGFLPDNNPGDWLPSLGSIATATVGAMIVLALWKWLRK from the coding sequence ATGGGAGACTTCATCGGATGGATTCTGCTGGGGCTCTTCGCCGGAGCCATCGCCCGGCGAGTGATCCCGGGTGAGGAAAAAGGCGGCTGCCTGGTGACCATCGTGCTCGGCATCCTCGGGGCCGTGCTCGGCGGATGGATCGGCAAGAACGTCGGCTTCTTGCCGGACAACAATCCGGGCGACTGGCTGCCGTCGCTTGGCTCGATCGCCACCGCCACCGTCGGCGCGATGATCGTGCTGGCGCTGTGGAAGTGGCTGCGGAAGTAG
- a CDS encoding aminopeptidase: MHDARIDQLARQLVRYSTSLQKGEKILLDLYDVPESIGLALVREARAKGALPFLRIHNSRLTREMLKGAEDPQYQVMSKHLLAEMKDMDAYIAVRGSHNIAESSDVPAANMKLAMKHLRPVIDWRVKKTKWCVLRWPTPSMAQQAGMSTEAFEDFYFNVCLVDYKALVPAATALKKLMDATDQVHITGPGTDLKFSIKDIPAIVCAGEHNIPDGEVFTAPVKDSVNGVISYNAPTIYQGIPFDSIVLTFEKGKVIKAESPGKTKEINKILDSDPGARYIGEFALGYNAAIKHPMRDILFDEKIGGSFHFTPGQAYEEADNGNRSQVHWDMVNIQRKDYGGGEIRFDGKVIRKDGVFLPKALAKLNG; this comes from the coding sequence ATGCACGACGCCCGCATCGATCAGCTTGCCCGCCAGCTTGTCCGCTATTCCACCTCGCTGCAGAAGGGCGAGAAGATCCTCCTGGATCTCTACGACGTGCCGGAGTCGATCGGGCTCGCCCTGGTCCGCGAGGCGCGAGCGAAGGGCGCGCTGCCGTTCCTGCGCATCCACAACTCGCGGTTGACCCGCGAGATGCTCAAGGGCGCCGAGGATCCGCAGTATCAGGTGATGTCGAAGCACCTGCTGGCAGAGATGAAGGACATGGACGCCTACATCGCCGTGCGCGGAAGCCACAACATCGCCGAAAGCAGCGACGTGCCTGCGGCAAACATGAAGCTCGCCATGAAGCACCTGCGCCCGGTGATCGACTGGCGGGTGAAGAAGACCAAGTGGTGCGTGCTGCGCTGGCCGACGCCCTCGATGGCCCAGCAAGCGGGCATGAGCACCGAGGCCTTCGAGGACTTCTACTTCAACGTCTGCCTCGTGGACTACAAGGCGCTGGTCCCTGCTGCGACCGCGCTGAAGAAGCTGATGGATGCGACCGACCAGGTCCACATCACCGGGCCGGGCACCGACCTGAAATTCTCGATCAAGGACATCCCGGCCATCGTCTGCGCCGGCGAGCACAATATCCCGGATGGTGAGGTCTTCACCGCACCGGTGAAGGACTCGGTGAACGGCGTCATTTCCTACAACGCGCCGACGATCTATCAGGGCATTCCCTTCGACTCGATCGTGCTGACCTTCGAAAAGGGCAAGGTCATCAAGGCCGAGTCGCCCGGAAAGACGAAGGAGATCAACAAGATCCTCGATAGCGACCCGGGTGCGCGCTACATCGGCGAATTCGCGCTGGGCTACAACGCCGCGATCAAGCACCCGATGCGCGATATCCTTTTCGACGAGAAGATCGGCGGCTCCTTCCACTTCACGCCCGGCCAAGCCTACGAGGAAGCGGACAACGGCAACCGCTCGCAGGTCCACTGGGACATGGTCAACATCCAGCGCAAGGACTACGGCGGCGGCGAGATCCGCTTCGACGGCAAGGTCATCCGCAAGGACGGCGTGTTCCTGCCGAAGGCGTTGGCGAAGCTGAATGGCTGA
- a CDS encoding PIN domain-containing protein, with protein MIHLDTNFLVELVTMGSDGGRRMRQWLADGREISTCAIAWSEFCNGPLSREQKDAAFAVLGGRIADFTWRDGEEAARLFNLGGRRRGLHTDCMIAASAMASGASLATRNHDDFTRFIPYGLKVEALD; from the coding sequence ATGATCCACCTCGACACGAATTTCCTGGTCGAACTGGTGACCATGGGCTCCGACGGCGGGCGGCGAATGCGTCAGTGGCTGGCGGACGGCCGCGAGATCAGCACGTGTGCCATCGCTTGGTCGGAGTTCTGCAACGGGCCGCTTTCGCGCGAGCAAAAGGACGCCGCGTTTGCGGTGCTGGGAGGGCGCATCGCGGACTTCACGTGGCGCGATGGCGAGGAGGCTGCCCGGCTCTTTAATCTCGGCGGCCGCCGACGGGGCTTGCACACGGATTGCATGATCGCCGCGAGCGCCATGGCATCCGGAGCCAGCCTCGCCACGCGGAACCACGACGACTTCACCCGCTTCATTCCCTATGGACTGAAGGTGGAGGCTTTGGATTGA
- a CDS encoding ribbon-helix-helix protein, CopG family, with product MSSHYPRLVRTSMSLDTVTLGLLDELAKRWSTSKAEVMRRAVRRLKEEADREDQRPSPLAALDWLQDGGGLKVAEGEAFKSAIREEREAKRYWWEA from the coding sequence ATGAGTTCGCATTACCCTCGCTTGGTGCGGACCAGCATGTCGCTGGATACCGTCACGCTCGGCTTGCTCGATGAGTTGGCAAAGCGTTGGTCCACTTCCAAGGCGGAGGTCATGCGCCGTGCCGTGCGCCGTCTGAAGGAAGAAGCCGACCGCGAGGATCAGCGGCCGTCGCCCTTGGCCGCGCTGGACTGGCTACAGGATGGCGGCGGACTGAAGGTGGCCGAAGGCGAGGCCTTCAAGTCAGCCATCCGTGAGGAGCGGGAAGCCAAGCGTTACTGGTGGGAAGCATGA
- the purN gene encoding phosphoribosylglycinamide formyltransferase: MRLGILGSGSGSNMQAILDAIAAGTLDADIALVLSDNPEGYILERAKKAGIPTGLIDCRGFRTKFPEEAQAETVAALKAAGVDLICLAGFMRLVKAPLLEAFPNRILNIHPALLPAFPGVAAWKQAIEAKATESGCSVHFVDGGMDTGPVILQAKVPVFPDDTAETLHQRIQVEEHRLYPEAIRKVAAAL, translated from the coding sequence ATGCGCCTCGGCATTCTCGGCTCCGGTTCCGGTTCAAACATGCAAGCGATCCTCGATGCGATCGCGGCGGGCACTTTGGACGCCGACATCGCGCTGGTGCTTTCCGACAATCCCGAAGGCTACATTCTTGAGCGAGCGAAGAAGGCCGGGATCCCTACCGGGCTGATCGACTGTCGCGGCTTCAGGACGAAGTTTCCCGAGGAAGCCCAGGCCGAAACGGTCGCCGCCTTGAAAGCCGCGGGGGTGGACCTGATCTGCCTGGCTGGCTTCATGCGGCTGGTGAAGGCCCCGCTGCTGGAGGCCTTCCCGAATCGCATCCTCAATATCCATCCGGCGCTTTTGCCGGCCTTTCCCGGTGTGGCCGCTTGGAAGCAAGCCATCGAGGCCAAGGCCACTGAGTCCGGCTGTTCCGTCCACTTTGTCGATGGTGGCATGGACACCGGCCCGGTCATCCTCCAGGCGAAGGTGCCGGTCTTCCCGGATGACACCGCGGAGACGCTCCACCAGCGCATCCAAGTGGAGGAACACCGGCTCTATCCGGAAGCGATCCGCAAGGTAGCGGCCGCCCTTTAA
- the mprA gene encoding MprA protease, GlyGly-CTERM protein-sorting domain-containing form, with translation MKFLPCLVAGIGIACPAGAVVLNMTNVTIAGETPDTLGSGGATFRGGFINGALFRDPSVDGSAGSGVFRDLYRLSPAGKDSVEQGYNRPGIMNTSVPNGFDPYLKFGELVQDASQSSYIFVIDINESNNATDRYLSLDDLKIWIGGTTDPNPLPSSLSATMTALGVPEFDMNPSGQQNFVMLDATLSSGSGGGDVFVFVPKSFFPQNTAPNANIFIYTRMGGYTGAAGFGAGATQEQVSIPGKSIIGGTATTVSTIQSGVATIPEPSTFAALLFAGLLGFRRRRD, from the coding sequence ATGAAGTTTCTCCCCTGCCTTGTTGCGGGCATTGGCATCGCGTGCCCTGCCGGAGCCGTCGTCCTGAATATGACAAACGTCACCATCGCTGGTGAAACGCCCGATACCTTGGGCAGCGGCGGTGCGACTTTTCGCGGCGGCTTTATCAACGGCGCCCTGTTCCGAGACCCTTCCGTGGACGGAAGCGCAGGATCGGGAGTCTTCCGCGACCTCTACCGTCTCTCCCCGGCGGGTAAGGACAGCGTCGAGCAAGGCTACAACCGGCCGGGCATCATGAACACCTCGGTGCCAAACGGCTTCGATCCCTATCTCAAGTTCGGCGAACTCGTCCAAGACGCCTCGCAGAGCAGCTACATCTTCGTCATCGACATCAACGAGTCGAACAACGCCACCGACCGCTACTTGTCGCTGGACGATTTGAAGATCTGGATCGGCGGAACGACGGACCCCAATCCGCTGCCATCGTCACTCTCGGCGACGATGACCGCGCTCGGCGTGCCCGAGTTCGACATGAATCCCTCCGGCCAGCAGAATTTCGTGATGCTTGACGCAACGCTGTCCTCCGGCAGCGGCGGCGGCGACGTTTTCGTGTTCGTGCCGAAAAGCTTCTTCCCGCAGAATACCGCTCCGAACGCCAACATCTTCATCTACACGAGAATGGGTGGTTATACCGGTGCCGCCGGGTTCGGTGCAGGGGCGACGCAGGAACAGGTGTCGATTCCCGGCAAATCGATCATCGGCGGGACAGCCACCACGGTCAGCACCATCCAGTCGGGGGTTGCAACCATCCCCGAGCCCTCGACCTTCGCGGCGCTGCTGTTCGCAGGCCTGCTCGGCTTCCGCCGCCGCCGTGATTAA
- the miaB gene encoding tRNA (N6-isopentenyl adenosine(37)-C2)-methylthiotransferase MiaB — protein sequence MPKVYIRTYGCQMNERDSEQVAQMFTEGGYTVTGDETDADAILVNTCSVRDQAEQKALGKMGNMGSYRRNKPHVVFGFMGCMAQSRGPELFERIPHLDVVVGTQKYHKVFDYVDTILQRRLHRRMDELELSLTGESVCDVEEEAGSQNTIRDHIPKDLNASAFVSIMQGCNMRCSFCIVPDTRGKERGRPIAEIVEEVKSLRDHGVKEVTLLGQIVNLYGRTEFEKVDGKSPFVQLLEAVHAIEGIERIRFTSPHPIGYRDDLVAAFTYLPKVCSHIHFPMQSGSDRILKLMRRPYKNEKFIEICEKMKAARPGIAITTDIIVGFPGEEEEDFQATIETVKRLQFDNAFVFRYSKRKDTPAAEMDGQLPERVKEDRNQQLLDVVNELAKAKHQALVGTVQQVLCEGPSKTNKQRLSGRTGTNKILIFDGDPHKLTGQLLDIRVEESTGFTLYGSVL from the coding sequence ATGCCCAAGGTTTATATCCGCACCTACGGTTGCCAGATGAACGAGCGCGATTCCGAACAGGTCGCGCAAATGTTCACCGAGGGCGGCTACACCGTCACCGGCGACGAGACCGATGCCGACGCCATCCTCGTGAACACCTGCTCGGTGCGCGACCAGGCGGAGCAAAAGGCGCTCGGCAAGATGGGCAACATGGGCAGCTACCGCCGGAACAAACCGCACGTCGTCTTCGGCTTCATGGGCTGCATGGCGCAGAGCCGCGGGCCGGAGCTTTTCGAGCGGATCCCGCACCTGGACGTGGTGGTCGGCACGCAGAAGTACCACAAGGTCTTCGACTACGTGGACACCATCCTCCAGCGGCGCCTCCATCGCCGGATGGACGAGCTGGAACTCTCGCTCACCGGCGAAAGCGTCTGCGATGTGGAGGAAGAGGCAGGCTCACAGAACACCATTCGCGACCACATCCCGAAGGATCTCAATGCCTCCGCCTTCGTCTCGATCATGCAGGGCTGCAACATGCGTTGCTCCTTCTGCATCGTCCCCGACACCCGCGGCAAAGAGCGCGGCCGGCCGATTGCCGAGATCGTCGAGGAGGTGAAAAGCCTGCGCGATCATGGGGTGAAGGAAGTCACCTTGCTCGGCCAGATCGTGAACCTCTACGGCCGCACCGAGTTCGAGAAGGTCGATGGCAAGTCGCCCTTCGTGCAACTTCTCGAAGCGGTTCACGCCATCGAGGGCATCGAGCGCATCCGCTTCACCTCGCCGCACCCGATCGGCTACCGCGATGACCTCGTCGCCGCCTTCACCTATCTGCCGAAGGTCTGCTCGCACATCCACTTCCCGATGCAGAGCGGCTCGGACCGCATCCTGAAGTTGATGCGCCGACCGTATAAAAACGAGAAATTCATCGAGATCTGCGAGAAGATGAAGGCCGCGCGGCCGGGCATAGCCATCACCACCGATATCATCGTAGGCTTCCCCGGTGAAGAGGAGGAAGACTTCCAGGCCACGATCGAGACCGTGAAGCGCCTGCAATTCGACAACGCCTTCGTGTTCCGTTACTCGAAGCGCAAGGACACCCCGGCCGCCGAGATGGACGGCCAGCTCCCGGAGCGGGTGAAGGAAGACCGCAACCAGCAGTTGCTCGATGTGGTCAACGAGCTCGCCAAGGCCAAGCATCAGGCGCTGGTCGGCACCGTCCAGCAAGTCCTCTGCGAGGGTCCCTCCAAGACCAACAAGCAGCGCCTGAGCGGCCGCACCGGGACCAACAAGATCCTGATCTTCGATGGCGACCCCCACAAGCTGACCGGCCAACTGCTCGACATCCGGGTCGAGGAAAGCACCGGCTTCACGCTCTACGGCAGTGTCCTATAG
- a CDS encoding OmpP1/FadL family transporter produces MTSSQVLRASLACSAVLAGRGFGLGIEFTYHDPEVLARGNAGVASNGNASAVYYNPAMLGSGPGSDLLLTGYVLDYKVAHTGAGGHTDLKDGPAVAASAFASTPLGDRVSLGLGLYSPFGQKNEWPDNSPLRAYATDTELLFMAGTAALGFEVTPSFRLGLSVSAVESTADINRGIFVPGDTFSIEGDGNGWGVGGGFAWEPFEGHRIGGTVRYWSPVTYEGHATTVLIVPAPGATVGPVESELEFPLEATLGYSWMPSDKWIFEVDVTYNEWSSFENFTLEQPAGNIVEPLNWEDSYIICAGVTRKWDSGWWVGGGYWFAEKTTPDANFNPRLPDVDLHVVSIGTGYRTECWAAEFTYQYGYGEPRQITGSAPALPSGASADGKLTYHAHGFSAGVRWFW; encoded by the coding sequence ATGACTTCCTCCCAAGTGCTCCGCGCCAGTCTGGCATGTTCCGCGGTCTTGGCCGGCCGCGGTTTCGGACTCGGCATCGAGTTCACCTATCACGATCCCGAAGTGCTTGCCCGCGGCAATGCCGGGGTCGCTTCGAATGGGAATGCCTCGGCGGTTTACTACAACCCCGCGATGCTTGGCAGCGGCCCGGGCTCCGACCTGCTGCTCACCGGCTACGTGCTCGACTACAAGGTCGCGCACACCGGCGCCGGCGGCCATACCGATCTCAAGGATGGCCCCGCGGTGGCGGCCAGTGCCTTCGCCTCGACCCCGCTGGGCGATCGTGTTTCGCTAGGACTCGGCCTCTATTCGCCCTTCGGCCAGAAGAACGAATGGCCGGACAATTCACCGCTGCGCGCCTACGCGACGGATACCGAGCTGCTCTTCATGGCGGGCACCGCCGCGCTGGGTTTCGAGGTGACGCCGTCCTTCCGGCTGGGCCTGTCCGTGAGTGCGGTGGAAAGCACCGCCGATATCAACCGCGGCATCTTCGTCCCCGGCGATACCTTCTCCATCGAGGGCGATGGCAACGGCTGGGGCGTCGGTGGCGGCTTCGCTTGGGAGCCCTTCGAAGGTCATCGTATCGGCGGCACGGTGCGCTACTGGTCGCCGGTCACTTACGAGGGTCACGCGACCACCGTGCTGATCGTTCCCGCACCCGGCGCGACCGTCGGGCCGGTGGAGTCCGAACTCGAGTTCCCGCTGGAAGCCACGCTCGGCTACTCGTGGATGCCGAGCGACAAGTGGATCTTCGAGGTCGACGTGACCTACAACGAGTGGTCTTCGTTCGAGAATTTCACCCTCGAACAGCCCGCCGGCAATATCGTCGAGCCACTGAACTGGGAAGACAGCTACATCATCTGCGCCGGTGTGACCCGCAAGTGGGATTCCGGCTGGTGGGTCGGCGGTGGCTACTGGTTCGCCGAGAAGACAACTCCGGATGCGAATTTCAACCCGCGTCTGCCCGACGTGGACCTGCATGTTGTCAGCATCGGCACCGGCTACCGCACGGAGTGCTGGGCGGCCGAGTTCACCTATCAGTACGGCTACGGCGAGCCCCGACAGATCACCGGCAGCGCGCCGGCCCTGCCCTCGGGAGCCAGTGCCGATGGCAAATTGACGTATCACGCCCACGGCTTCTCTGCCGGGGTACGATGGTTCTGGTAG
- a CDS encoding sensor histidine kinase, translating into MSDPFDHWMPFRRRDGAWDGLRVSERIRSEVIAPLAALVERVNHPRAEIPEGPRQSLENVFASVSESFAATDHAGAVESLDQAWHGWEAKLQGFTRGGGEVSLKRLGKVPDIGREASRQLYLAVREAIGNAMKHAVAGRIEVLLVPWQKGCAVTVADNGRGISAAKGGGIGMETMRRRMARCGGEVLVHPIEGTVIEFRLPEPSRTLWEWLLSSGRLDRGVDRIRAEEITGRWQERVERFGGLEAVFSEWPVAAGWIESRLQAERRAPDDLTKIPEWLGGELRHIGAGEVIETEPTADRVRCRISWHGEVDPLHWLELGLVALLARPVVLRVTGSTSLELIAARRPDQLPAAANAGSFASLVHNTWAGGLPAARDDFSSYLHDVLAQELVAESMRWEIARESCPPGPLRARYDQCQHELQRIAVLARGFSHELADG; encoded by the coding sequence ATGAGTGATCCCTTCGACCACTGGATGCCGTTCCGGCGGCGGGACGGAGCATGGGATGGCTTGCGCGTCAGCGAGCGGATCCGCAGCGAGGTCATTGCTCCGTTGGCGGCGCTAGTGGAGCGAGTGAATCACCCGCGGGCGGAAATCCCGGAGGGCCCGCGACAATCGCTAGAGAATGTCTTCGCCTCGGTCAGCGAGAGCTTCGCCGCCACCGATCACGCGGGCGCGGTGGAGTCCCTCGACCAAGCGTGGCACGGCTGGGAGGCGAAGCTCCAGGGCTTCACCCGCGGCGGTGGCGAGGTATCCCTGAAGCGGCTCGGCAAGGTGCCTGACATCGGCCGCGAGGCGTCCCGCCAGCTCTACCTGGCGGTGCGCGAGGCGATCGGAAACGCGATGAAGCATGCCGTGGCCGGCCGCATCGAAGTGCTGCTGGTGCCGTGGCAAAAGGGCTGTGCCGTGACCGTGGCCGACAACGGCCGTGGAATCTCCGCTGCGAAGGGCGGCGGCATCGGCATGGAGACCATGCGCCGCCGGATGGCCCGCTGCGGAGGCGAGGTGCTGGTGCATCCCATCGAGGGCACCGTGATCGAGTTCCGCCTGCCCGAGCCGAGCCGCACGCTGTGGGAGTGGCTGCTTTCCAGCGGCCGTCTGGACCGCGGCGTGGACCGGATCCGGGCGGAGGAGATCACCGGTCGCTGGCAGGAGCGGGTGGAGCGCTTCGGCGGCCTTGAAGCCGTTTTTTCGGAGTGGCCGGTTGCCGCCGGGTGGATCGAATCGCGGCTACAGGCCGAGCGCCGGGCGCCCGACGACCTGACGAAGATTCCAGAGTGGCTCGGTGGTGAACTCCGCCACATCGGTGCGGGCGAAGTGATCGAGACCGAGCCGACCGCCGACCGCGTGCGCTGCCGGATTTCCTGGCACGGAGAAGTCGATCCGCTGCATTGGCTGGAGCTGGGCTTGGTCGCCTTGCTCGCCCGGCCGGTGGTGCTACGCGTCACCGGATCCACCAGTCTGGAACTGATCGCCGCGCGGCGGCCGGATCAACTCCCTGCCGCTGCCAATGCCGGCTCGTTCGCGTCGCTGGTCCACAATACCTGGGCCGGCGGCCTGCCCGCGGCGCGCGATGACTTTTCTTCCTACCTTCACGACGTGCTGGCGCAAGAGCTGGTGGCCGAGTCGATGCGATGGGAGATCGCCCGCGAAAGCTGCCCCCCCGGCCCGCTGAGAGCCCGCTACGACCAGTGCCAGCACGAGTTGCAGCGCATCGCCGTACTGGCGCGCGGCTTTTCGCACGAGTTGGCGGACGGGTGA